One Candidatus Palauibacter australiensis genomic window carries:
- a CDS encoding ATP-grasp domain-containing protein has protein sequence MPNVAFVAPFYLPATLRFLEAAAGLAGVRLGVVTQEPLERMPASLRRRVAAHARVDDALSAEGIHTGLRRLSGELGGIDRLLGALEELQVPLGELRDALGIEGMGAGAARNFRDKSRMKDVLRAHGLPCARHALVRDEAEAVAFADATGFPLIVKPPAGSGARGTFRVETTAQLRTAIAMSRPSAERPTLIEEFVVGEEHSFDAVSIGGRVVWHSINHYLPSPLEVLREPWIQWCVLLPREVDSPRYDEIRRVAGPALDALGMETGLSHMEWFRRPDGPVAISEVGARPPGAQFVTLISQAHDVDLYRAWARLLIFDEFDPPPRPYAAGAAYLRGQGRGSVRRVAGIEEIAKELGPLCVEWRLPRAGQPQSASYEGEGYIIVRHPRTEVVEEALERIITRVRVELAT, from the coding sequence TGCCCGCCTCCCTGCGGCGGAGGGTCGCGGCGCACGCCCGGGTCGACGACGCGCTGTCGGCGGAGGGCATCCACACCGGGCTGCGCCGGCTCTCCGGCGAACTCGGCGGCATCGACCGTCTCCTAGGCGCGCTCGAGGAGCTGCAGGTACCGCTCGGCGAACTGCGAGACGCCCTCGGAATCGAAGGGATGGGCGCGGGGGCGGCGCGCAACTTCCGCGACAAGTCCCGCATGAAGGACGTGCTGCGGGCGCACGGCCTGCCCTGCGCCCGGCACGCGCTGGTCCGGGACGAGGCCGAGGCGGTGGCCTTCGCGGACGCGACGGGCTTCCCGCTCATCGTGAAGCCGCCGGCCGGCTCCGGCGCCCGCGGCACATTCCGCGTCGAAACGACGGCGCAGTTGCGCACGGCGATCGCGATGTCGCGGCCGAGCGCCGAGCGGCCGACGCTCATCGAGGAGTTCGTCGTCGGCGAGGAACACTCCTTCGACGCGGTCTCGATCGGCGGACGCGTCGTCTGGCATTCGATCAACCACTACCTGCCTTCGCCGCTCGAGGTGCTGCGCGAGCCGTGGATCCAGTGGTGCGTCCTCCTTCCGCGGGAGGTCGACTCGCCCCGGTACGACGAGATCCGGCGCGTCGCCGGACCCGCGCTCGATGCGCTCGGGATGGAGACGGGGCTGAGCCACATGGAGTGGTTCCGGCGGCCCGACGGTCCGGTGGCGATCTCCGAAGTCGGGGCCCGGCCGCCCGGCGCACAGTTCGTCACGCTGATCTCGCAGGCGCACGACGTCGACCTTTACCGGGCCTGGGCCCGCCTCCTGATCTTCGACGAGTTCGACCCGCCGCCCCGCCCGTACGCGGCCGGCGCGGCCTATCTCCGGGGACAGGGCCGGGGCTCCGTGCGGCGGGTGGCCGGGATCGAGGAGATCGCGAAGGAACTCGGGCCGCTCTGCGTCGAATGGCGCCTTCCCCGCGCGGGACAGCCGCAGAGCGCGTCCTACGAGGGAGAGGGCTACATCATCGTCCGCCACCCGCGCACCGAGGTCGTCGAGGAGGCGCTGGAGCGGATCATCACCCGCGTGCGGGTGGAACTCGCCACGTGA